One genomic window of Lytechinus variegatus isolate NC3 chromosome 1, Lvar_3.0, whole genome shotgun sequence includes the following:
- the LOC121406941 gene encoding uncharacterized protein LOC121406941 produces MESCICAKCMAKYTKKLKDPMYTPQKHRKKERSVCFLSFFDMCTDTSQRDCNCTLESFNNCFSLKCISIPETLSLCIKHRTQLSRFQNWECCSVCEDYIKTEDRRYSCATMVDIDKERLNNINENLSLNAESILCSSCYRYTLKQMNKPASSIDELQKMLKIEAAQHEINKTTQETIPDKVLYDVYSYVCTLCEKDKCFLLLTVYKYYVSKLRIICKEDMYYEHMKKSPSYLNGRIIHKFGDLLSTHRIARKYGLFYYPSHLSHEDILCAWHLSHSKLNKVQSNQSSDDIEMMDDESFSFTNTESDCNMQFRKIALECNELLRKQGRDITAHFIANPMSLAEFKFETAFDLFTPLIWNIICIITSTQDEIKFFKQSDMNIVKEYVQFPSEKGQASHRRKQRRVATILLLQFIINDENNYPLHVIVANCVKKMSHSTKLLKILNQIGFSCSESTLDRFLQDIHDKRAQAGPLSEIETSAFTIVSIDNVDVVTPYAAVTFDKSRS; encoded by the coding sequence ATGGAAAGTTGTATTTGTGCTAAATGCATggcaaaatacacaaaaaaattgaaggatCCCATGTACACTCCACAAAAAcataggaagaaagaaaggagtgtttgttttttatcgttttttGATATGTGCACTGACACATCTCAGAGAGATTGTAATTGCACTCTTGAATCattcaataattgtttttccttaaaatgtatTTCAATCCCGGAAACATTATCATTATGTATAAAGCACCGCACACAGCTGTCACGGTTCCAGAATTGGGAATGCTGTTCTGTTTGTGAAGATTATATTAAAACGGAAGACAGAAGGTATTCATGTGCAACGATGGTTGACATAGATAAAGAGAGACTTaacaatataaatgaaaatctgtCTCTTAATGCCGAGAGTATTTTATGCAGTTCATGTTACAGATACACTttgaaacaaatgaataaaccaGCTTCATCAATTGATGAACTacaaaaaatgctgaaaattgaaGCTGCACAACATGAAATTAACAAGACAACTCAGGAAACAATACCAGACAAAGTGTTGTATGATGTTTATTCGTATGTATGTACATTATGTGAAAAAGATAAATGTTTTTTGCTTTTAACTGTATACAAATACTATGTTTCAAAactgagaataatatgcaaGGAAGATATGTATTATGAACATATGAAGAAAAGCCCTTCATATCTTAACGGTAGGATAATTCATAAGTTTGGTGATCTTTTGTCTACGCACAGAATTGCACGCAAATATGGTTTGTTTTATTATCCTTCACATTTATCACATGAAGATATTCTATGCGCTTGGCATTTGTCACACTCAAAACTCAACAAGGTCCAAAGTAATCAATCAAGTGATGATATTGAGATGATGGATGATGAATCTTTTTCCTTCACTAATACCGAATCAGATTGTAATATGCAGTTCAGAAAAATTGCACTGGAATGCAATGAATTATTACGCAAACAAGGAAGGGACATAACCGCTCATTTTATTGCGAACCCAATGTCCTTAGCTGAATTCAAATTTGAGACTGCTTTTGATTTATTCACCCCCCTTATTTGGAACATTATTTGTATCATAACATCTACTCAGGATGAGATCaaatttttcaagcaatctgacATGAATATTGTTAAAGAATATGTACAGTTTCCATCTGAAAAAGGGCAGGCCAGTCACAGAAGGAAACAGAGAAGAGTTGCTACAATACTCTTGTTGCAATTCATCATAAATGATGAGAACAACTACCCTTTGCATGTCATTGTTGCCAACTGTGTCAAGAAAATGTCTCATTCAACAAAGTTGTTAAAGATCTTAAATCAAATAGGATTTTCTTGCTCTGAAAGTACATTAGATCGATTCTTACAGGATATTCATGATAAACGTGCACAAGCTGGGCCCCTCTCTGAAATTGAAACATCTGCATTTACCATTGTGTCCATTGATAATGTTGATGTTGTCACTCCATATGCTGCTGTTACTTTTGATAAATCTAGAAGTTGA